The stretch of DNA CCACCAAGCTCCTTGGAGAAGCCAGTTCCTCCCTTCGCTAATCATTATACCCCACTCAGCCGTTCCTGGCTGTGCACCAAGACCGAGGAAGCCGAGCCCAGAAGCTACAAGGACAACCAAACCGAGGTCCATACTTGCTATAACCAGCACTGTGTAAATAGAGTTTGGCAGTATATGTCTGGCTATTATCCTATACGTATTCAATCCTAGTATTTTAGCGGCCTCAACATATGGCTCGTTTTTAACCCTCAAGACCTCGGCTCTAACTATCCTTGCATAAGCGGGCCACCACACGGCTATTAAAGCTAATATCATGTTTTGTAGGCTCCTCTCCATCATAGACGCTATTGCCATGGCAAGTATGAGGCCTGGGAGTGATAGAAACACTTCGGTTATTCTCATAAGAATATTATCTATTATTCCTCCGAAGTAGGCTGAGATGCTGCCTACTACGACACCTATGGCAACAGCTACACCAACAACAATTAACGATATCCTAAGGCTGATCCGAGTACCCCATATCACACCATAATATATATCGTAATAGCCTGGAGGGCCGGAGGTGCCAAAGGGATGCTTACTGCTGGGAGGCAAGGGTTCTGAAGAATATACTTTTGGAATCTTATATGGATCAGGATAATTAGGTGGGGCTAGCAGGGGGGCGGCAACAGCTATCAGTATAAACCCCGTGATTATTATTAGTCCCATCCTGGATAGCGGGTTAGAGTACAGCTCCAGTATCAAACTCTCAAATTTCTCGTAGAGACTCTTTACAATGAGTAGCGGCAATGTCCGCCACCCCCTACTCATATCTTATCCTCGGATCCAGGTACGCTAGCAGAATATCCACAGCTAGATTTACCACTATAAAGAGGGTGCCCACAAAAAGTGTAAATCCCACTACCGCAGCTGGGTCTAGCTGTATTGCTGCATTGGCTGCAAATCTACCGAGTCCTGGCCAGTTGAAAACCGTCTCTGTCAGTACAACCCCGCTCATTAGACCTACGAATTGTAATCCAGCTACGTTTACAAGAGATATGTAGGAGTTTCTTCTAACGTAATCTTTTAGTACAACTTCTCTTCTGAGACCTTTGCTTAAAGCAAAGTCAACGTACTCTTTATTCATCTCCTCTATCATACTGCTTCTGAGCACCCTTATGAATATCGCTATGTGGATGTAGGTTTGAGTAAGGACAGGAGGTATCAGATGTTTAACAGCATCGATAAAGACTTCAATGTTTCTATTCAGCAGGGCGTCTATGGTTAATAGCCCCGTGTAGAACTTAAAGTCCCCGTAAGGTGGCATGTACTTGAATCTTACTTCTAAGCTCAGCCTTCCTGGGCCTACAAAATCGAGAACGTTGTAAAATAAATAGAGGAGCATGAGTGCCAGCCAAAATACGGGCATAGAGTATCCACTCAGGGCAAGGAGCCTTGTTAAATGATCAATCAACTTGTCCTTATTGGCCGCCGCCTTAGTTCCAAGATAAACACCAACTATAATAGAGAGTGTGAATGCATATAATGCTAGCTCCAGAGTTGCTGGGAGGAAGCTCTTAATAGCCTCGGTTACTGGCATATTGGCCGTGACAGAATAGCCCAGGTCCCCTTGTAGCACTCCCTTGAGCCAGTAAATATATTGCACGTAAAGCGGGTCGTCAAAATGATAGAGCTCCCTAACCCTCTGCACATCCTCAGGCGTCATATCAGGATGTATGTATATGGCGGCTGGATCGCCTACAAGCCTTGTAAGTATAAATACCAGGATCGAAAGGCCAAAGAGGGTTGGTATTGCCGATAAAAACCTGTATATTATATATTTTATTAGCATTTTCCTGGGCTCACCCTCACCCCTTGGTTAGTGCATAGTACCAGATGCCTCCATAGAATGGGTTGTAGAAGTAGCCTTGTATCCAGTCTCTCATCACTACAAACACTGTCGGATATACTGTGTATATTTGGGGAACGTCTTCCCTCAGAGCGATCAGTTGTATCTGTTTATATAGCTCCTCCCTCTTCTGGGGATCCGTTTCAAGCGCTGCTTGTTTTATAAGTTCATCAACCTTCGGGTTACTGTAGCCTCCTCCCAGGCTCTGGAATAGGCTGTAACTGGCTAACTGTTGCTCCACAGCTATGTGGGGATCTAGGTAGTTTATCCAGTCTCCAATAGCGAATAGTGGTAGCTCAAAGTTTTCCATCTTCTCAAGGTAGACTGGCCAGTCTAGAGCCTGGACCCTGAGCTTGAACTTCGGATTAATTTTCTGAAGACTTTCGGCGAGTAGCTCCAAAGCTATCCTACGCTGCTCGTTGCCTGCGTTGTAAAACGCTGTTATAACGAAGCCCTCTTCCCATACTCTTCCTCCCCAAGCTTTCTTGAAATACTCGGCTGCCTTCTCAGGGTCGTATTCATAGTTATAGGCCTCAACGTAGCCTGGCCATCCTGGCGGTACACAAGCTCTAGCCCTTATTGCGAGGCCTTGGTAAGCCTTCTCTATAAATTCCTCGTAGGGGAACGCGTAGGCGAATGCTTTGCGCACGTTTACATCCGTGAAGAAGTCGGGCCAGATGGTGTCTCCTTCTGGAATCTTCGATATGTTGAAGTTGAACTGTATAAACTCAACCACATTTGTTGCCGCTCCCGTAAAGATCGTTATACCAGGAACGTTCTCCACTTGAGACTTGTAAGACACTGGTATATCGGCGATATCTACGTCTCCGTTCTTAAGCATTAGCAGTCTCGTGCTCAGCTCAGGGACGAACA from Aeropyrum pernix K1 encodes:
- a CDS encoding ABC transporter permease, whose amino-acid sequence is MSRGWRTLPLLIVKSLYEKFESLILELYSNPLSRMGLIIITGFILIAVAAPLLAPPNYPDPYKIPKVYSSEPLPPSSKHPFGTSGPPGYYDIYYGVIWGTRISLRISLIVVGVAVAIGVVVGSISAYFGGIIDNILMRITEVFLSLPGLILAMAIASMMERSLQNMILALIAVWWPAYARIVRAEVLRVKNEPYVEAAKILGLNTYRIIARHILPNSIYTVLVIASMDLGLVVLVASGLGFLGLGAQPGTAEWGIMISEGRNWLLQGAWWPVFFPGIAIFLWVLGWSLLGDGLRDVLDPRTRKRGVLV
- a CDS encoding ABC transporter permease; the protein is MLIKYIIYRFLSAIPTLFGLSILVFILTRLVGDPAAIYIHPDMTPEDVQRVRELYHFDDPLYVQYIYWLKGVLQGDLGYSVTANMPVTEAIKSFLPATLELALYAFTLSIIVGVYLGTKAAANKDKLIDHLTRLLALSGYSMPVFWLALMLLYLFYNVLDFVGPGRLSLEVRFKYMPPYGDFKFYTGLLTIDALLNRNIEVFIDAVKHLIPPVLTQTYIHIAIFIRVLRSSMIEEMNKEYVDFALSKGLRREVVLKDYVRRNSYISLVNVAGLQFVGLMSGVVLTETVFNWPGLGRFAANAAIQLDPAAVVGFTLFVGTLFIVVNLAVDILLAYLDPRIRYE